The Maniola jurtina chromosome 1, ilManJurt1.1, whole genome shotgun sequence genome has a window encoding:
- the LOC123877080 gene encoding UPF0430 protein CG31712, translated as MGRSRSRSKTPRRHHKSSKHSRKKSRSKDRSSSRSRTSKHAEKIRERSSKSRKRSHSASSSSSTDGSYEGSRHSRKKSKGRSKMDEVDRLAEMERQRRVREAEQKVVEEEAAKRIELLVKKKVEEELEKRKDEIEQEVAKRVEEAKRKMEKEMMEELERQREQQRREELARQEEEARKRKELEDIMAENNKKIEEAQRKLAEERLAMIEEQRKMDEERQKLKREQEKRVKEEQKKILGKNNSRPKLSFSLKPL; from the exons ATGGGCCGTTCGAGATCACGTAGTAAAACGCCTAGGCGTCATCATAAAAGTAGCAAACATTCGAGAAAGAAGAGTCGCTCTAAAGATCGCTCTTCGTCACGGAGTAGAACTTCTAAACACGCCGAGAAGATCAGGGAGCGGAGTTCTAAATCACG AAAAAGATCGCACTCTGCATCTTCATCGTCGAGTACAGATGGTTCATACGAAGGGAGTAGGCATAGTAGGAAAAAGTCCAAAGGACGCAGCAAAATGGATGAAGTAGATCGCCTTGCAGAAATGGAAAGACAAAGACGAGTCAGAGAGGCAGAACAAAAG GTAGTTGAAGAAGAAGCAGCAAAGAGAATTGAACTTCTTGTAAAGAAGAAGGTAGAAGAAGAACTTGAGAAGCGCAAAGATGAGATAGAACAAGAAGTAGCCAAAAGAGTAGAAGAGGCAAAAAGAAAGATGGAGAAAGAAATGATGGAAGAACTTGAGAGACAAAGGGAACAGCAGCGACGGGAGGAGTTGGCCAGACAG GAGGAAGAAGCTCGTAAAAGGAAAGAGCTGGAGGATATCATGGCGGAAAACAATAAAAAGATCGAGGAAGCTCAGCGGAAGCTG GCTGAAGAGAGGTTAGCGATGATAGAAGAACAGCGCAAAATGGATGAAGAGAGACAAAAACTGAAACGGGAACAAGAAAAGAGAGTAAAAGAGGAACAAAAGAAAATCCTTGGCAAAAATAATTCAAGGCCCAAATTGTCATTTTCACTGAAACCACTTTGA